One part of the bacterium genome encodes these proteins:
- a CDS encoding NlpC/P60 family protein, whose translation MNPALPWALGIAAIVAIVYASRVGASNLAPWRKAMLARADEHVKAGTLYQWGGGHAGVSSWGLDCSGLIIDCARAAGFEMEMNSNAIWHALPQVVEPTPGDVALFGSAQKAVHIMLVEKWYPPEGRAACIGAQNGDVDVTSPEVAQERGAVVKRVPDHRVDTRFLGFCSLADIAEGRRAGTAGFSLGRFG comes from the coding sequence ATGAACCCCGCGCTTCCGTGGGCTCTCGGCATCGCAGCCATCGTAGCGATCGTGTACGCGAGCCGCGTGGGAGCCTCCAATCTGGCCCCGTGGCGCAAGGCAATGCTTGCTCGCGCCGATGAGCATGTGAAGGCTGGGACGCTCTACCAGTGGGGCGGAGGGCACGCGGGCGTAAGCTCGTGGGGCCTGGACTGCTCGGGGCTCATCATCGACTGCGCGCGCGCTGCCGGGTTCGAGATGGAGATGAACTCGAACGCGATCTGGCATGCTCTTCCGCAGGTTGTGGAGCCCACCCCAGGGGACGTTGCCCTCTTCGGAAGCGCACAGAAGGCCGTCCACATCATGCTGGTCGAGAAGTGGTACCCGCCCGAAGGGCGAGCAGCGTGCATTGGCGCGCAGAACGGCGACGTGGACGTGACAAGCCCGGAGGTCGCGCAGGAGCGCGGAGCGGTTGTCAAACGAGTCCCGGATCACCGCGTAGATACGAGATTTCTGGGGTTCTGCTCGCTTGCCGACATCGCGGAGGGGCGTCGTGCGGGGACAGCCGGGTTCTCGCTCGGACGCTTTGGCTGA
- a CDS encoding sigma factor has translation MDRQALDRECRAHRARLVAAAQRIMASREDAEDIVQWAFIKALTAPFDGRCKVSTWLHHIVIMKCLEVKRDRCRHAAVVVPEFETSCTIDSLIEARARLLSVLKQVDAMPVVDRSAIVDAVLGTDAANDSTTKNRLFRARLKLVA, from the coding sequence ATGGACAGGCAGGCGTTGGATCGGGAATGCAGGGCGCACCGGGCGCGGCTCGTCGCTGCCGCGCAGCGCATCATGGCCAGCCGCGAGGATGCGGAGGACATTGTGCAGTGGGCGTTCATCAAGGCGCTCACGGCTCCCTTCGATGGCAGGTGCAAGGTCAGCACGTGGCTGCACCACATCGTCATCATGAAGTGCCTCGAAGTGAAGCGGGACCGCTGCCGACATGCCGCCGTTGTGGTCCCCGAGTTCGAGACCAGCTGCACCATCGACAGCCTCATCGAGGCGCGGGCGAGACTGCTTAGCGTGTTGAAGCAGGTTGACGCCATGCCCGTTGTGGATCGGAGCGCCATCGTCGATGCCGTGCTTGGGACCGATGCGGCCAACGACTCGACCACCAAGAACCGGCTGTTCAGGGCGCGGCTCAAGTTGGTGGCTTGA
- a CDS encoding DEAD/DEAH box helicase, whose product MAISLRLYQREAVLGTRVQWRAGSIHTLIALPVATGKTWIFCFMIHAIRANGLRCLVLVNRDELVEQTVQKLARIGIRPGIVKADRNEWSRDVVVASVQTLWSKRRLYIIPPNRFSLVVVDECHYANSPGYQRVLQYFGEAYHLGCTATPFRGDHKSLADAGWQSVAYVYPWHKAVEDGWLAPLRVERLQTTTTLVGVSSKSDAMTGQTDFTASRLSSRINTPTRNDAIVQAWIDRISPRRTLGFCATVEHTVSLANAFRRRGIEAHAIYGEMGPRERRVLIDGHKRGRFLVLINCQVLTHGYDDPGIQAIIMAKPTQSKVLYIQCVGRGLRPDRDHGKQDCVLLDVVDISDEHSMAINAEVAGLLGEFGQDRAIADGAVPELKGPESCEET is encoded by the coding sequence ATGGCCATCAGCCTGCGGCTCTACCAGAGGGAGGCGGTGCTCGGCACGCGTGTCCAGTGGCGCGCGGGTAGCATCCACACCCTCATCGCCTTGCCAGTTGCAACTGGGAAAACATGGATATTCTGCTTTATGATCCACGCGATTCGCGCGAACGGGCTGCGCTGCCTCGTTCTGGTGAATCGTGACGAACTCGTCGAGCAGACGGTTCAGAAGCTCGCGCGCATCGGGATCCGTCCTGGGATCGTCAAGGCAGACCGCAACGAGTGGTCACGCGACGTTGTGGTGGCTTCCGTGCAGACGCTCTGGAGCAAGCGCAGGCTCTACATCATCCCGCCGAACCGCTTCTCGCTCGTCGTTGTGGATGAGTGTCATTACGCGAACTCCCCCGGCTATCAGCGCGTCCTTCAATACTTCGGCGAGGCCTACCACCTGGGGTGCACGGCGACGCCCTTCCGCGGCGATCACAAATCCCTGGCCGACGCGGGCTGGCAGAGCGTCGCCTACGTCTACCCGTGGCACAAAGCGGTCGAGGACGGCTGGCTGGCCCCGCTGCGCGTCGAGCGGCTCCAGACGACAACGACCCTGGTTGGCGTGTCCTCGAAGTCCGACGCGATGACCGGACAGACGGACTTTACGGCGAGTCGCCTTTCCTCGCGCATCAACACGCCGACTCGGAACGACGCTATCGTGCAGGCATGGATCGATAGGATTTCCCCGCGCCGCACGCTTGGGTTCTGCGCAACGGTCGAGCACACCGTGTCGCTCGCGAACGCCTTTCGTCGCAGGGGTATCGAAGCGCACGCGATCTACGGCGAGATGGGGCCGCGCGAACGCCGCGTGCTCATCGATGGGCACAAGCGGGGCCGCTTCCTCGTGCTGATAAACTGCCAAGTTCTCACGCACGGCTACGACGACCCGGGTATTCAGGCGATCATCATGGCGAAGCCGACGCAGAGCAAGGTGCTCTACATCCAGTGCGTCGGGCGCGGTCTGCGACCCGACCGAGACCACGGCAAGCAGGACTGCGTTCTTCTCGACGTTGTGGACATCTCCGATGAGCACTCGATGGCGATCAACGCAGAGGTGGCGGGGCTGCTCGGGGAGTTCGGCCAAGATCGCGCGATTGCCGATGGCGCGGTTCCGGAGCTGAAGGGGCCGGAAAGTTGTGAGGAAACTTGA
- a CDS encoding GIY-YIG nuclease family protein, with protein sequence MSVYFMQIPGGGPIKIGTTTGTAKSRQNEIQTGCPWELNVVGVIAGGVETEHKFHRVFAHYRIRGEWFAPGPEIIALLKRSGFTPEEPYDWTIFYRRCPDPSDMSNLVNSERASFYYNPLWICWRAKPPTVFEMEHKELIRSIVRQQRPDSVLINSGAVTRNMVELVISPSIGTNVLNFISHCKSLTSKQLQIKFGFNQSDVWLPGYACIGIGMDVAIDKFAPVLLTEALRRGPVDPIAIEPD encoded by the coding sequence ATGAGCGTTTACTTCATGCAAATTCCCGGGGGTGGACCAATCAAAATCGGGACGACAACAGGAACGGCGAAAAGCCGTCAGAACGAGATACAGACCGGGTGTCCATGGGAGTTGAATGTCGTCGGAGTCATTGCCGGTGGCGTTGAAACGGAGCACAAATTCCATCGTGTTTTTGCGCACTACAGAATCAGAGGAGAGTGGTTTGCTCCCGGGCCAGAGATCATTGCTCTTTTGAAACGAAGTGGATTTACGCCAGAGGAGCCGTACGACTGGACGATTTTCTATCGACGATGCCCGGATCCATCGGACATGTCGAACCTCGTCAACTCCGAAAGAGCGTCGTTCTACTACAACCCGTTGTGGATTTGCTGGCGAGCAAAGCCTCCTACAGTCTTCGAGATGGAGCACAAGGAACTCATCAGAAGCATCGTCCGACAACAAAGACCAGACAGCGTTCTCATCAATTCCGGAGCGGTGACCAGAAACATGGTCGAACTCGTCATATCTCCGTCGATAGGAACGAACGTTCTGAACTTCATCAGCCACTGCAAGTCGCTCACGTCCAAGCAGTTGCAAATCAAGTTCGGGTTCAACCAGTCGGACGTATGGCTCCCTGGATACGCCTGCATCGGTATTGGGATGGACGTGGCGATCGATAAATTCGCGCCCGTTCTATTGACCGAAGCCTTGCGCCGAGGCCCCGTCGATCCCATCGCGATCGAGCCCGACTAG
- a CDS encoding AAA family ATPase produces MSADDAEFPEPVDESIKEADEPSRRMPGDDSEEPAAFPSPRESKRPPPMPAFVQGVDDEDRMDPPATFVPNSEKIRQMVEDKASPVRAGADYPIERNFPKWRSATDLKREASKPINWQVSNLWTERAKILLAAEQKSGKTWIVCHAGICVAAGRPLFGHDRFRILKGGPVGIVAGEDDPGEIGRRMDRMCRAMGLLMSDLPIHFLEGHGMRLNRQRDQEMMKSAVRSLGLKLIIYDPLARLMDGDENSKEVVSALLNPASQLALDEDVSVMVVHHLGKQNNENPRTSIARVRGSSDITSWFSCGLFLSGQMRGGKLDVEVVQRTSGNVPNEFPVHVREDQDTSVYGLGTMRLEADLSAHEQDQHGRNQALIEEAAREILLLVRGKAAHGVTLSEIQVHLGYGRALTNAAVKKLVREEGAIGFEDADDIPEKKVLMPRMQRRPVAERPAPDPKKERDDDDDDFDPPDGQGELPIN; encoded by the coding sequence ATGAGCGCAGACGATGCTGAATTTCCGGAGCCGGTAGACGAATCGATCAAGGAAGCAGACGAGCCGTCTCGGCGCATGCCCGGCGACGACTCGGAGGAACCTGCTGCGTTTCCGAGCCCTCGCGAGAGCAAGCGCCCGCCGCCGATGCCAGCGTTCGTGCAGGGCGTGGATGACGAGGACCGCATGGACCCGCCCGCGACGTTCGTCCCCAACTCGGAGAAGATCCGGCAGATGGTCGAGGACAAGGCGAGCCCGGTGCGCGCGGGGGCCGACTACCCCATCGAGCGCAACTTCCCCAAGTGGAGGTCGGCCACAGACCTGAAGCGAGAGGCCAGCAAGCCCATCAACTGGCAGGTTTCCAATCTCTGGACCGAGCGGGCGAAGATTCTGCTGGCAGCAGAACAAAAGTCTGGAAAGACGTGGATCGTCTGCCATGCTGGAATATGCGTAGCAGCTGGTCGTCCGCTGTTCGGACACGACCGCTTCCGCATCCTGAAGGGAGGGCCCGTGGGCATCGTTGCGGGCGAGGACGACCCGGGCGAGATCGGGCGGCGCATGGACCGGATGTGCCGCGCCATGGGGCTTCTGATGTCGGACTTGCCGATCCACTTCCTCGAAGGCCATGGGATGCGCCTGAACCGCCAGCGGGATCAGGAGATGATGAAGTCGGCGGTGCGGTCGCTCGGCCTGAAGCTCATCATCTACGACCCGTTGGCGAGGCTCATGGACGGTGACGAGAACAGCAAGGAAGTCGTCTCGGCGCTGCTCAACCCCGCCAGCCAGCTCGCTCTGGACGAGGACGTGTCCGTGATGGTGGTGCACCACTTGGGCAAGCAGAACAACGAGAACCCCCGCACATCCATCGCGCGCGTGCGCGGCAGCTCCGACATCACGTCGTGGTTCAGCTGCGGTCTGTTCCTGTCGGGGCAGATGCGCGGCGGCAAGCTCGACGTGGAGGTTGTACAGCGCACGAGCGGCAACGTGCCCAACGAGTTCCCGGTCCATGTCCGCGAGGACCAGGACACGAGCGTGTACGGCCTGGGGACGATGCGGCTGGAGGCAGACCTGTCCGCGCACGAGCAGGACCAACATGGGCGCAATCAGGCGTTGATCGAGGAAGCTGCGCGTGAGATCCTCCTCCTGGTGCGAGGCAAGGCCGCTCACGGCGTGACGCTGTCCGAGATCCAGGTCCACCTGGGCTACGGGCGCGCGCTGACAAACGCGGCGGTGAAGAAGCTGGTGCGCGAGGAAGGCGCGATCGGGTTCGAGGACGCGGACGACATCCCGGAGAAGAAGGTGCTCATGCCGCGGATGCAGCGCAGGCCAGTTGCGGAGCGGCCCGCCCCGGATCCCAAGAAGGAACGGGACGACGATGATGACGACTTCGACCCGCCCGATGGGCAGGGCGAGTTGCCGATCAACTGA